One genomic segment of Strix aluco isolate bStrAlu1 chromosome 7, bStrAlu1.hap1, whole genome shotgun sequence includes these proteins:
- the ENTPD1 gene encoding ectonucleoside triphosphate diphosphohydrolase 1 isoform X3: protein MDEPKVTGTKPKMSWTRKILLILGFLSTLAAIALIAVAVTQNKPLPKNVKYGIVLDAGSSHTNLYVYEWPAEKENNTGVVQQVEVCKVEGPGISGYSHATEKAGPSLAQCLRQAEEVIPSKQHQETPVYLGATAGMRLLSLENKSAADKVMSSVEKTLCSAPFNFQGARIISGQEEGAYGWITINYLLGNFKQSGWTKLLHSLKSISETSGALDLGGASTQITFVPNEVYSESPENLLYFRLYGKDYLVYTHSFLCYGKDQALQQKLARDLQTMENSSLLDPCFHQGYQRTINISELFKNPCTSAKKKQFPFSQLYIQGEGDYQKCRRSIQKLFNKTNCPYSSCSFNGIYLPPLQGDFGAFSAFYFVMNFLNLSSEQSPVPLDKVASTIESFCARPWHEVKTAYHQIKEKYLSEYCFSGAYILSLLENGYEFTEKNWERIHFLGKIGSSDAGWTLGYMLNLTNMISAEDPAVPPLSHGSYVGLMVLCSLVLVSVLLFAWLLFHKPKCLQKGIV from the exons tcACAGGTACCAAACCAAAGATGTCCTGGACAAGAAAGATTCTACTCATCCTGGGATTCCTCTCTACTTTGGCTGCAATTGCTTTAATTGCTGTAGCAGTGACCCAAAACAAGCCACTTCCGAAGAATGTTAAG TACGGGATTGTGCTGGATGCGGGGTCGTCCCACACTAACCTGTATGTGTACGAGTGGCCAGCAGAGAAGGAGAACAACACTGGGGTGGTGCAGCAGGTGGAGGTGTGTAAAGTTGAAG GCCCTGGGATCTCAGGTTACTCCCATGCCACGGAGAAGGCAGGTCCCTCTCTGGCACAGTGCCTACGACAAGCAGAAGAGGTGATTCCCTCAAAGCAGCACCAAGAGACACCTGTCTACCTCGGAGCAACTGCCGGCATGCGGCTTCTCAG CTTGGAGAATAAAAGTGCAGCCGACAAAGTCATGTCCTCAGTAGAGAAGACGCTCTGCTCAGCTCCTTTCAACTTCCAGGGTGCCAGAATCATCAGTGGTCAGGAAGAAGGAGCCTATGGATGGATCACCATTAACTACCTGCTGGGCAATTTCAAGCAG tctggcTGGACAAAACTTCTACATTCACTGAAATCCATAAGTGAGACATCAGGAGCACTAGACCTCGGAGGAGCCTCAACACAGATTACCTTTGTACCAAATGAAGTCTATTCTGAGTCCCCAGAGAACCTGCTCTACTTCCGTCTCTATGGCAAGGATTACCTAGTATACACCCATAGCTTCCTCTGCTATGGGAAAGACCAGGCTCTGCAGCAGAAACTGGCCAGGGACCTACAG ACCATGGAGAACAGCAGCCTCCTTGATCCGTGCTTTCACCAGGGGTATCAGAGGACGATAAATATAAGTGAGCTCTTCAAAAACCCTTGTACATCAGCCAAGAAAAAGCAATTCCCTTTCAGCCAGCTGTACATACAGGGAGAGGGGGATTATCAAAAGTGCCGAAGAAGCATCCAGAAGCTCTTTAACAAAACCAATTGTCCTTACTCTAGTTGCTCCTTCAATGGGATATACCTACCTCCATTACAAGGGGATTTTGGG gctttttctgctttctacttTGTGATGAACTTTTTGAACCTGAGCAGTGAACAAAGCCCCGTTCCCCTGGACAAAGTGGCCAGCACCATTGAGAGCTTCTGTGCCCGGCCTTGGCATGAG GTGAAAACAGCATATCACCAAATAAAAGAAAAGTACCTGAGCGAATACTGCTTCTCTGGAGCCTACATCCTCTCTCTCCTGGAAAATGGCTATGAATTCACTGAAAAGAACTGGGAAAGGATCCACTTCCTTGGAAAG ATTGGCAGCAGTGATGCGGGCTGGACCCTGGGCTACATGCTGAACCTGACCAACATGATCTCTGCAGAGGACCCCGCTGTGCCCCCTCTTTCCCACGGCAGTTATGTGGGGCTGATGGTGCTGTGCTCCCTTGTGCTGGTGTCTGTGCTCCTGTTTGCCTGGCTTCTCTTCCACAAGCCCAAGTGCCTGCAGAAGGGGATTGTTTAG
- the ENTPD1 gene encoding ectonucleoside triphosphate diphosphohydrolase 1 isoform X2 has translation MRSYLLLSVTGTKPKMSWTRKILLILGFLSTLAAIALIAVAVTQNKPLPKNVKYGIVLDAGSSHTNLYVYEWPAEKENNTGVVQQVEVCKVEGPGISGYSHATEKAGPSLAQCLRQAEEVIPSKQHQETPVYLGATAGMRLLSLENKSAADKVMSSVEKTLCSAPFNFQGARIISGQEEGAYGWITINYLLGNFKQSGWTKLLHSLKSISETSGALDLGGASTQITFVPNEVYSESPENLLYFRLYGKDYLVYTHSFLCYGKDQALQQKLARDLQTMENSSLLDPCFHQGYQRTINISELFKNPCTSAKKKQFPFSQLYIQGEGDYQKCRRSIQKLFNKTNCPYSSCSFNGIYLPPLQGDFGAFSAFYFVMNFLNLSSEQSPVPLDKVASTIESFCARPWHEVKTAYHQIKEKYLSEYCFSGAYILSLLENGYEFTEKNWERIHFLGKIGSSDAGWTLGYMLNLTNMISAEDPAVPPLSHGSYVGLMVLCSLVLVSVLLFAWLLFHKPKCLQKGIV, from the exons ATGCGTTCTTACCTCCTACTGTCTG tcACAGGTACCAAACCAAAGATGTCCTGGACAAGAAAGATTCTACTCATCCTGGGATTCCTCTCTACTTTGGCTGCAATTGCTTTAATTGCTGTAGCAGTGACCCAAAACAAGCCACTTCCGAAGAATGTTAAG TACGGGATTGTGCTGGATGCGGGGTCGTCCCACACTAACCTGTATGTGTACGAGTGGCCAGCAGAGAAGGAGAACAACACTGGGGTGGTGCAGCAGGTGGAGGTGTGTAAAGTTGAAG GCCCTGGGATCTCAGGTTACTCCCATGCCACGGAGAAGGCAGGTCCCTCTCTGGCACAGTGCCTACGACAAGCAGAAGAGGTGATTCCCTCAAAGCAGCACCAAGAGACACCTGTCTACCTCGGAGCAACTGCCGGCATGCGGCTTCTCAG CTTGGAGAATAAAAGTGCAGCCGACAAAGTCATGTCCTCAGTAGAGAAGACGCTCTGCTCAGCTCCTTTCAACTTCCAGGGTGCCAGAATCATCAGTGGTCAGGAAGAAGGAGCCTATGGATGGATCACCATTAACTACCTGCTGGGCAATTTCAAGCAG tctggcTGGACAAAACTTCTACATTCACTGAAATCCATAAGTGAGACATCAGGAGCACTAGACCTCGGAGGAGCCTCAACACAGATTACCTTTGTACCAAATGAAGTCTATTCTGAGTCCCCAGAGAACCTGCTCTACTTCCGTCTCTATGGCAAGGATTACCTAGTATACACCCATAGCTTCCTCTGCTATGGGAAAGACCAGGCTCTGCAGCAGAAACTGGCCAGGGACCTACAG ACCATGGAGAACAGCAGCCTCCTTGATCCGTGCTTTCACCAGGGGTATCAGAGGACGATAAATATAAGTGAGCTCTTCAAAAACCCTTGTACATCAGCCAAGAAAAAGCAATTCCCTTTCAGCCAGCTGTACATACAGGGAGAGGGGGATTATCAAAAGTGCCGAAGAAGCATCCAGAAGCTCTTTAACAAAACCAATTGTCCTTACTCTAGTTGCTCCTTCAATGGGATATACCTACCTCCATTACAAGGGGATTTTGGG gctttttctgctttctacttTGTGATGAACTTTTTGAACCTGAGCAGTGAACAAAGCCCCGTTCCCCTGGACAAAGTGGCCAGCACCATTGAGAGCTTCTGTGCCCGGCCTTGGCATGAG GTGAAAACAGCATATCACCAAATAAAAGAAAAGTACCTGAGCGAATACTGCTTCTCTGGAGCCTACATCCTCTCTCTCCTGGAAAATGGCTATGAATTCACTGAAAAGAACTGGGAAAGGATCCACTTCCTTGGAAAG ATTGGCAGCAGTGATGCGGGCTGGACCCTGGGCTACATGCTGAACCTGACCAACATGATCTCTGCAGAGGACCCCGCTGTGCCCCCTCTTTCCCACGGCAGTTATGTGGGGCTGATGGTGCTGTGCTCCCTTGTGCTGGTGTCTGTGCTCCTGTTTGCCTGGCTTCTCTTCCACAAGCCCAAGTGCCTGCAGAAGGGGATTGTTTAG
- the ENTPD1 gene encoding ectonucleoside triphosphate diphosphohydrolase 1 isoform X1, whose product MLLLPKLPTLCHRASHRCWMHSDFRFRHPSAMGSCALSAGSQAVTGTKPKMSWTRKILLILGFLSTLAAIALIAVAVTQNKPLPKNVKYGIVLDAGSSHTNLYVYEWPAEKENNTGVVQQVEVCKVEGPGISGYSHATEKAGPSLAQCLRQAEEVIPSKQHQETPVYLGATAGMRLLSLENKSAADKVMSSVEKTLCSAPFNFQGARIISGQEEGAYGWITINYLLGNFKQSGWTKLLHSLKSISETSGALDLGGASTQITFVPNEVYSESPENLLYFRLYGKDYLVYTHSFLCYGKDQALQQKLARDLQTMENSSLLDPCFHQGYQRTINISELFKNPCTSAKKKQFPFSQLYIQGEGDYQKCRRSIQKLFNKTNCPYSSCSFNGIYLPPLQGDFGAFSAFYFVMNFLNLSSEQSPVPLDKVASTIESFCARPWHEVKTAYHQIKEKYLSEYCFSGAYILSLLENGYEFTEKNWERIHFLGKIGSSDAGWTLGYMLNLTNMISAEDPAVPPLSHGSYVGLMVLCSLVLVSVLLFAWLLFHKPKCLQKGIV is encoded by the exons ATGCTCCTTCTGCCCAAGCTGCCCACACTGTGCCACAGAGCCAGTCACAGGTGCTGGATGCATTCAGACTTCAGATTCAGGCACCCTTCAGCCATGGGCTCCTGTGCTCTTTCAGCTGGCAGTCAGGCAG tcACAGGTACCAAACCAAAGATGTCCTGGACAAGAAAGATTCTACTCATCCTGGGATTCCTCTCTACTTTGGCTGCAATTGCTTTAATTGCTGTAGCAGTGACCCAAAACAAGCCACTTCCGAAGAATGTTAAG TACGGGATTGTGCTGGATGCGGGGTCGTCCCACACTAACCTGTATGTGTACGAGTGGCCAGCAGAGAAGGAGAACAACACTGGGGTGGTGCAGCAGGTGGAGGTGTGTAAAGTTGAAG GCCCTGGGATCTCAGGTTACTCCCATGCCACGGAGAAGGCAGGTCCCTCTCTGGCACAGTGCCTACGACAAGCAGAAGAGGTGATTCCCTCAAAGCAGCACCAAGAGACACCTGTCTACCTCGGAGCAACTGCCGGCATGCGGCTTCTCAG CTTGGAGAATAAAAGTGCAGCCGACAAAGTCATGTCCTCAGTAGAGAAGACGCTCTGCTCAGCTCCTTTCAACTTCCAGGGTGCCAGAATCATCAGTGGTCAGGAAGAAGGAGCCTATGGATGGATCACCATTAACTACCTGCTGGGCAATTTCAAGCAG tctggcTGGACAAAACTTCTACATTCACTGAAATCCATAAGTGAGACATCAGGAGCACTAGACCTCGGAGGAGCCTCAACACAGATTACCTTTGTACCAAATGAAGTCTATTCTGAGTCCCCAGAGAACCTGCTCTACTTCCGTCTCTATGGCAAGGATTACCTAGTATACACCCATAGCTTCCTCTGCTATGGGAAAGACCAGGCTCTGCAGCAGAAACTGGCCAGGGACCTACAG ACCATGGAGAACAGCAGCCTCCTTGATCCGTGCTTTCACCAGGGGTATCAGAGGACGATAAATATAAGTGAGCTCTTCAAAAACCCTTGTACATCAGCCAAGAAAAAGCAATTCCCTTTCAGCCAGCTGTACATACAGGGAGAGGGGGATTATCAAAAGTGCCGAAGAAGCATCCAGAAGCTCTTTAACAAAACCAATTGTCCTTACTCTAGTTGCTCCTTCAATGGGATATACCTACCTCCATTACAAGGGGATTTTGGG gctttttctgctttctacttTGTGATGAACTTTTTGAACCTGAGCAGTGAACAAAGCCCCGTTCCCCTGGACAAAGTGGCCAGCACCATTGAGAGCTTCTGTGCCCGGCCTTGGCATGAG GTGAAAACAGCATATCACCAAATAAAAGAAAAGTACCTGAGCGAATACTGCTTCTCTGGAGCCTACATCCTCTCTCTCCTGGAAAATGGCTATGAATTCACTGAAAAGAACTGGGAAAGGATCCACTTCCTTGGAAAG ATTGGCAGCAGTGATGCGGGCTGGACCCTGGGCTACATGCTGAACCTGACCAACATGATCTCTGCAGAGGACCCCGCTGTGCCCCCTCTTTCCCACGGCAGTTATGTGGGGCTGATGGTGCTGTGCTCCCTTGTGCTGGTGTCTGTGCTCCTGTTTGCCTGGCTTCTCTTCCACAAGCCCAAGTGCCTGCAGAAGGGGATTGTTTAG
- the ENTPD1 gene encoding ectonucleoside triphosphate diphosphohydrolase 1 isoform X4 has protein sequence MSWTRKILLILGFLSTLAAIALIAVAVTQNKPLPKNVKYGIVLDAGSSHTNLYVYEWPAEKENNTGVVQQVEVCKVEGPGISGYSHATEKAGPSLAQCLRQAEEVIPSKQHQETPVYLGATAGMRLLSLENKSAADKVMSSVEKTLCSAPFNFQGARIISGQEEGAYGWITINYLLGNFKQSGWTKLLHSLKSISETSGALDLGGASTQITFVPNEVYSESPENLLYFRLYGKDYLVYTHSFLCYGKDQALQQKLARDLQTMENSSLLDPCFHQGYQRTINISELFKNPCTSAKKKQFPFSQLYIQGEGDYQKCRRSIQKLFNKTNCPYSSCSFNGIYLPPLQGDFGAFSAFYFVMNFLNLSSEQSPVPLDKVASTIESFCARPWHEVKTAYHQIKEKYLSEYCFSGAYILSLLENGYEFTEKNWERIHFLGKIGSSDAGWTLGYMLNLTNMISAEDPAVPPLSHGSYVGLMVLCSLVLVSVLLFAWLLFHKPKCLQKGIV, from the exons ATGTCCTGGACAAGAAAGATTCTACTCATCCTGGGATTCCTCTCTACTTTGGCTGCAATTGCTTTAATTGCTGTAGCAGTGACCCAAAACAAGCCACTTCCGAAGAATGTTAAG TACGGGATTGTGCTGGATGCGGGGTCGTCCCACACTAACCTGTATGTGTACGAGTGGCCAGCAGAGAAGGAGAACAACACTGGGGTGGTGCAGCAGGTGGAGGTGTGTAAAGTTGAAG GCCCTGGGATCTCAGGTTACTCCCATGCCACGGAGAAGGCAGGTCCCTCTCTGGCACAGTGCCTACGACAAGCAGAAGAGGTGATTCCCTCAAAGCAGCACCAAGAGACACCTGTCTACCTCGGAGCAACTGCCGGCATGCGGCTTCTCAG CTTGGAGAATAAAAGTGCAGCCGACAAAGTCATGTCCTCAGTAGAGAAGACGCTCTGCTCAGCTCCTTTCAACTTCCAGGGTGCCAGAATCATCAGTGGTCAGGAAGAAGGAGCCTATGGATGGATCACCATTAACTACCTGCTGGGCAATTTCAAGCAG tctggcTGGACAAAACTTCTACATTCACTGAAATCCATAAGTGAGACATCAGGAGCACTAGACCTCGGAGGAGCCTCAACACAGATTACCTTTGTACCAAATGAAGTCTATTCTGAGTCCCCAGAGAACCTGCTCTACTTCCGTCTCTATGGCAAGGATTACCTAGTATACACCCATAGCTTCCTCTGCTATGGGAAAGACCAGGCTCTGCAGCAGAAACTGGCCAGGGACCTACAG ACCATGGAGAACAGCAGCCTCCTTGATCCGTGCTTTCACCAGGGGTATCAGAGGACGATAAATATAAGTGAGCTCTTCAAAAACCCTTGTACATCAGCCAAGAAAAAGCAATTCCCTTTCAGCCAGCTGTACATACAGGGAGAGGGGGATTATCAAAAGTGCCGAAGAAGCATCCAGAAGCTCTTTAACAAAACCAATTGTCCTTACTCTAGTTGCTCCTTCAATGGGATATACCTACCTCCATTACAAGGGGATTTTGGG gctttttctgctttctacttTGTGATGAACTTTTTGAACCTGAGCAGTGAACAAAGCCCCGTTCCCCTGGACAAAGTGGCCAGCACCATTGAGAGCTTCTGTGCCCGGCCTTGGCATGAG GTGAAAACAGCATATCACCAAATAAAAGAAAAGTACCTGAGCGAATACTGCTTCTCTGGAGCCTACATCCTCTCTCTCCTGGAAAATGGCTATGAATTCACTGAAAAGAACTGGGAAAGGATCCACTTCCTTGGAAAG ATTGGCAGCAGTGATGCGGGCTGGACCCTGGGCTACATGCTGAACCTGACCAACATGATCTCTGCAGAGGACCCCGCTGTGCCCCCTCTTTCCCACGGCAGTTATGTGGGGCTGATGGTGCTGTGCTCCCTTGTGCTGGTGTCTGTGCTCCTGTTTGCCTGGCTTCTCTTCCACAAGCCCAAGTGCCTGCAGAAGGGGATTGTTTAG
- the CPN1 gene encoding carboxypeptidase N catalytic chain isoform X1, translating to MAGWLRSLVGALLLLEVAAALSFLHHRYEEMVQALFRVQSQCPYVTRIYSIGRSVEGRHLYVLEFSDYPGIHEPLEPEFKYVGNMHGNEVLGRELLLQLSEFLCEEYRRSNERITRLIHDTRIHIMPSMNPDGYEVAAKQGPDSNGYLTGRNNANGVDLNRNFPDLNTFMYYSGEISGPNHHIPLPDNWKSQVEPETLAVIQWISSYNFVLSANLHGGAVVANYPYDKSQDQRFRSHRRTVNTPTPDDKLFQKLAKTYSYAHSWMHRGWNCGDYFADGITNGASWYSLSKGMQDFNYLYTNCFEITLELSCNKFPPEEDLERQWMANREALVAFIEEVHQGIKGMVSDENNNGIAGAVISVQGISHDITSGDMGDYFRLLLPGTYTVTASAKGYQPQTVTTTVGPAAPSLVHFQLKQDVVRKPPERKASGTRMNNKALQKKVVPRATRRGTQR from the exons ATGGCTGGGTGGCTGCGGTCCCTCGTGGGAGCCCTGCTCCTGCTCGAGGTGGCGGCCGCCCTCAGCTTTCTCCACCATCGCTACGAGGAGATGGTGCAGGCCCTGTTCCGCGTGCAGAGCCAGTGCCCCTACGTCACCCGCATCTACAGCATCGGCCGCAGCGTCGAGGGCCGACACCTCTACGTGCTGGAGTTCAGCGACTACCCGGGCATCCATGAACCCC TGGAGCCGGAGTTCAAGTATGTTGGGAACATGCATGGGAACGAGGTGCTGGGCcgtgagctgctgctgcagctctctgaGTTCCTGTGCGAGGAGTACCGCCGGAGCAACGAGCGGATCACCCGCCTCATCCACGACACGCGCATCCACATCATGCCCTCCATGAACCCCGACGGGTACGAAGTGGCTGCCAAGCAG GGCCCGGACAGCAACGGGTACTTGACGGGGAGGAACAACGCCAATGGAGTGGACTTGAACCGCAACTTCCCTGACCTCAACACATTCATGTACTACAGTGGGGAAATCAGTGGGCCAAATCACCACATCCCACTGCCCGACAACTGGAAAAGCCAG GTGGAGCCAGAGACGTTGGCTGTGATCCAGTGGATCAGCAGCTACAACTTTGTGCTCTCAGCGAATCTGCACGGTGGAGCAGTGGTGGCAAATTACCCCTATGACAAGTCTCAGGACCAGAGGTTCAGGAGCCACCGGCGCACGGTCAACACACCTACCCCTGACGACAAATTGTTTCAGAAG CTGGCCAAGACCTACTCATATGCCCACAGCTGGATGCACCGTGGCTGGAACTGCGGGGACTACTTTGCCGATGGCATCACAAATGGGGCATCCTGGTACTCGCTCAGCAAAG GCATGCAGGACTTCAATTACCTCTACACCAACTGCTTTGAAATCACCCTGGAGCTGAGCTGCAATAAGTTCCCCCCTGAGGAGGACCTGGAACGGCAGTGGATGGCCAACCGGGAGGCCCTTGTTGCTTTCATTGAAGAG GTTCACCAGGGCATCAAAGGGATGGTGTCAGATGAGAACAACAATGGCATTGCAGGAGCAGTGATTTCTGTCCAGGGAATCAGCCATGACATCACCTCTG GTGATATGGGGGATTATTtccggctgctgctgcctggcacttACACTGTCACAGCCTCTGCAAAGGGGTACCAGCCCCAGACAGTGACAACAACAGTGGGCCCAGCTGCACCTTCATTG